In Candidatus Paceibacterota bacterium, the DNA window ATCTTTTTGGGATTATTTTTTATTTTTTTCACAAGACCGACTAAAAATCCACTTCCAAAGGCATCTCCACAGCCGGTCCTGTCTACTATTTTTTTTATTGGCAAAACTCCTACTTCGTAAATAAAATTGCCATCTGAAACAACTGCTCCAAAAGGCCCCTTTGTCATAATCACAATTCCCTCAACCCATTCATCAAGTGTTTTAAAAATCTCTTTTTCTTTTCTGTAAGAAATCCCAGTTGCAATTGAAGCTTCTTCTTGATTTAAAAGCAAAATATCTGCCATATTAAATAATCTTTTCTTTTGCTCTTTTTTTAAAGAAAGCTGGCTATTGCCTGGATTCATAAATGTCTTTATCTTTTTTTTCTTAGCAAAAGATAAAATGGATGACGTAAGATTTTTTAATTTACCAGAAAGCGGAGCGACATAAAACCAATTTGTTTTGAGGTTATTCCAGGGAACATCGTTCTTTTTAAGTTCCTCTGAGGCACCCTTATAAATAAGTCCTGTCCTGTCGCTTTTTGTTAAAATAAAAACAGAGTAATTTGTATGTTTTTCTTTAATTGAGGAAATAAATTTTGTTGAAATCCCATTTTTTCTAAGCTCATTTTTAATTTCTTTTCCCGCATAATCATCTCCGATTTTCCCGCAATAAGACACT includes these proteins:
- a CDS encoding carbohydrate kinase family protein, translated to MFDVITFGSATRDVFLRSDNFEEIKEEKIFLNKRGVCFNLGAKIPISEIDFFSGGGGTNSAFTFKKQGLKVSYCGKIGDDYAGKEIKNELRKNGISTKFISSIKEKHTNYSVFILTKSDRTGLIYKGASEELKKNDVPWNNLKTNWFYVAPLSGKLKNLTSSILSFAKKKKIKTFMNPGNSQLSLKKEQKKRLFNMADILLLNQEEASIATGISYRKEKEIFKTLDEWVEGIVIMTKGPFGAVVSDGNFIYEVGVLPIKKIVDRTGCGDAFGSGFLVGLVKKIKNNPKKITPSDMTLRGVTPSDIEYAIQHASANAVSCIGKTGAKNGILGKNESIWKQGKVKIKISKLK